The region TCGCAGGGTATGACAGATAAACAGTATGCTCAAAAACTGCGATTTTTTCCGATAAGAAACACTCCTTCCCATTCCCGTGTTATGATTATTGACTATCTCGAGGATGAATGGGAAGTTCATGTTCTCGACCTGGTGCATACAGCAGACGAGCAATCTTTTCATCGCTCAAGTTTCAGGTATAGACTCTTACTTCGTGATGACTATCATGAACTTCTTCGGGAAGCAGGATTCACGAAGTTAGAATTTTATGGTGATTTCAACTTTTCTTCCTATGATATTATGAGCAGCAATCAGCTTATAATAGTTGCGCAGAAATAAAAAAAGGAAATGTCTTGAAATATAAACTTGTCATCTTCGATTTCGACGGCACGCTTGCCGATACCTTTTATTGGTTCGTGAAGAACATTCGTGCTGTTGCAGATAAATACGGCTTCAAAAACATTACGGACGAGGAGGTTGAGGATTTACGAAACTTTGATGCAAAACATATGATCAAACACGTGGGCTTTCCAATGCTCAAACTCCCGCTGATCGCAACCCACATGCGCGGACTTATGAAAAAAGAGATCCATACGATCAAACTCTTTGATGGTGTGCCGAAAATGCTGCACGAACTGCACGGTGTCGGACTGACGCTTGCCGTTGTTAGCACAAACTCAGAGGAAAATGTAAAAACCGTACTTGGACCTGAACTGAGTGCCCTGATCTCAGATTATGAATGTGGGGTCTTACTATTTGGTAAAGAAGCAAAATTCAAGAAAATATCACACAAATGCAAAATCTCCCTTTCAGAAGCTATTTATATTGCAGACGAGATGCGCGACTTACATTCTGCACAAAAAGTTGGGCTCGATATTGGATTTGTTTCCTGGGGATACACCAATCCAGAACCGCTCAAGAAAATGAATCCAACGATGTTTTTTGAGAAGGTTGAGGAGATTCCTAAAAAAATAAGTATTCATTATTTGTGAGGAAAAAGATGTTCAAAAAACTAAAAACTCGTTTCAAGAAGAGGTTAAACAAATTAATTGATTTTGGAATGCTTGGAACATATAGTATGATTATTGATGATTTAAAAAATAGATATTCTGATATGCCTGATTCTGATATAGATGTCTTAGCAGCTGCTATTGTAAATGAAATATTTCAAAAGGAACAAATCGGAAAATCTAAAGATGTCAAGCTAAAAAACCCTGAATTAATTGATGCAGAAGTTCTATATTTTCTGAAAAATGAAGAAATTTTAGAATCTGCCGCACTTTGTTTACGAATTATGGCAATGGTTGAATTGTCTGATGGTAATCATTCAGGATTAAATCTTCTTGATAAAGCAAATGAAATTGATCCTGGGGGGAATATTCCTTCAGGTAAAGAAATTTCCAATTTACTTAAAGAACTCAGGATATAAGTAAATAGTATTAACGATAAAAAGCCCCAACATTGCGCTGGGGCTTTTCTTTTCTGATTAAGTGGTATTAGTGTGTGTCTTTATATTTTTTTAATACGTCAAGAACCGCATCGATGTCAGCAGCCGTGTGGTCTGCGTTTACCTGGAATCGGATCTCTTCGTCGCCTTTTGGCACAACCGGGAAGTTCAGTCCGGTGCCAAGTACGCCGTTCTCGGTCAGGTATTTGACTAGTTCAGCGGTTTTGGGTGTATCGCGAACCATAAGCGGTACAACCGGGTG is a window of Candidatus Cloacimonadota bacterium DNA encoding:
- a CDS encoding HAD hydrolase-like protein is translated as MKYKLVIFDFDGTLADTFYWFVKNIRAVADKYGFKNITDEEVEDLRNFDAKHMIKHVGFPMLKLPLIATHMRGLMKKEIHTIKLFDGVPKMLHELHGVGLTLAVVSTNSEENVKTVLGPELSALISDYECGVLLFGKEAKFKKISHKCKISLSEAIYIADEMRDLHSAQKVGLDIGFVSWGYTNPEPLKKMNPTMFFEKVEEIPKKISIHYL